The proteins below come from a single Arthrobacter crystallopoietes genomic window:
- a CDS encoding TRAP transporter large permease, whose amino-acid sequence MTLTLMLVGLLVLLALRVPVAIALLVPSLIYVTMDPTASLGIAVQQTTSGVNSFAILAVPLFILLGNVANVSGVSDRLYTTAVAYLGHIRGSLGYVNIATSFGFSWMSGAAIADAAAMGKIQVPAMKQRGYKEEFSLGITGASSLIAPMIPPSIPAIIYAVTAGVSVGALFMAGIIPALVLILCLTFMVWWLTRTEHHLTLPKASWGERGRSLLAALPAFGAGVVILGGILSGIFTPTEASGIGVLYIFILALIYGSLTWRKTYRILLGSVETSGSVLLIVAAAALFGWVLAREQAPQLAADFILNFTNHPIVFLILVNLLLLVIGCVLEPTAAILILVPVLGPVAETFGLSPIHFGVVVIFNLLIGLLTPPVGLVLFVLSSVTNIPVPKVIKGVLPFFVPMLITLFVITFVPALSLWLPSLLGFV is encoded by the coding sequence ATGACATTGACCCTCATGCTCGTAGGCCTGCTGGTTCTCCTGGCCCTCCGAGTTCCCGTTGCGATTGCACTGCTGGTGCCCTCGTTGATCTACGTCACGATGGACCCGACCGCGTCCCTGGGCATAGCAGTGCAGCAGACTACGTCCGGCGTCAACAGTTTCGCCATCCTTGCCGTGCCCCTGTTCATCCTCCTCGGTAATGTCGCGAATGTTTCCGGCGTCTCGGACCGGCTATATACAACTGCCGTGGCCTACTTGGGCCACATCCGCGGCAGCCTCGGCTATGTAAACATCGCCACTAGCTTTGGCTTCTCGTGGATGAGCGGTGCCGCAATTGCTGATGCCGCTGCCATGGGCAAGATCCAGGTCCCCGCTATGAAGCAGCGCGGGTACAAGGAGGAATTCAGCCTTGGCATCACCGGTGCGTCCTCTTTGATCGCGCCGATGATCCCCCCAAGCATTCCGGCCATCATCTACGCGGTAACGGCCGGGGTATCCGTCGGAGCCCTGTTCATGGCCGGCATCATTCCGGCCCTGGTACTGATCCTCTGCCTGACGTTCATGGTCTGGTGGCTGACCCGCACCGAGCACCACCTCACCCTGCCCAAGGCTTCCTGGGGCGAACGCGGGCGTTCCCTGCTGGCAGCCCTTCCGGCCTTCGGCGCCGGCGTGGTCATCCTCGGCGGCATCCTCAGCGGAATCTTCACGCCTACGGAGGCCTCCGGAATCGGCGTCCTCTACATCTTCATCCTTGCCCTCATCTACGGATCGCTGACGTGGCGCAAGACTTATCGGATCCTCCTGGGCTCCGTCGAAACGTCGGGTTCGGTCCTCCTGATCGTCGCAGCGGCGGCGCTGTTCGGCTGGGTACTCGCCCGTGAACAGGCTCCCCAGCTCGCAGCGGACTTCATCCTGAACTTCACCAACCATCCGATTGTCTTCCTCATCCTCGTCAACCTACTGCTGCTGGTTATCGGCTGTGTCTTGGAGCCAACGGCCGCCATCCTGATCCTGGTACCGGTGCTTGGACCGGTCGCCGAGACCTTCGGCCTTAGCCCCATCCATTTCGGCGTCGTCGTGATCTTCAACCTGCTGATCGGTCTGCTGACGCCGCCCGTCGGACTGGTGCTGTTTGTCCTGTCGAGCGTCACAAATATCCCGGTCCCCAAGGTCATCAAGGGCGTGCTGCCGTTCTTCGTGCCCATGCTGATCACCCTCTTTGTCATCACCTTTGTTCCCGCGCTGAGCCTCTGGCTTCCGTCACTGCTCGGTTTCGTCTAA
- a CDS encoding fumarylacetoacetate hydrolase family protein: MKLIRYGAPGSEKPAVLHLNGDGTEHAYDLSTLTEDITGNFLAAGGLDTVRKALDAGELPPIELDGERLGAPVARPSAIICVGMNYAEHAAESGSAPPTVPIIFFKTPNTVAGPDDEAYIPRNSTKTDWEVELGVVIGKRASYLDSPEQAAEHIAGYLTANDLSERTFQIEDSGGQWSKGKCAPGFSPLGPWLVPAADVDANNLRLRSWVNGEPRQDSTTADMIFPVDFLVHHLSQYLTMEPGDIILTGTPQGVALSGKYPYLKAGDVVEIEIEGLGRQRQAFAQA, encoded by the coding sequence ATGAAACTCATACGCTATGGCGCACCCGGTAGTGAAAAGCCCGCCGTGTTACACCTGAACGGAGACGGCACGGAGCACGCCTATGACCTCTCGACCCTGACCGAGGACATCACCGGCAACTTCCTGGCCGCCGGTGGACTGGACACCGTGAGGAAGGCCCTCGACGCGGGGGAACTGCCGCCCATCGAGCTGGACGGCGAGCGCCTCGGCGCCCCGGTCGCCCGCCCGTCGGCCATTATCTGCGTCGGCATGAACTACGCCGAACATGCGGCGGAGTCCGGGTCGGCCCCGCCCACCGTGCCGATCATCTTCTTCAAGACCCCCAACACGGTCGCGGGCCCGGATGACGAGGCATACATTCCCCGCAACAGCACCAAGACCGATTGGGAGGTTGAGCTCGGCGTGGTAATTGGCAAGCGTGCAAGCTACCTGGACTCCCCCGAGCAGGCAGCTGAACACATCGCCGGCTATCTGACGGCCAACGACTTGTCCGAGCGCACCTTCCAGATCGAGGACTCCGGCGGGCAGTGGTCCAAGGGCAAATGCGCCCCCGGTTTCTCGCCCCTCGGCCCCTGGCTGGTTCCCGCCGCGGACGTCGACGCCAACAACCTGCGCCTGCGCAGCTGGGTAAACGGGGAACCCCGCCAGGATTCCACCACTGCCGACATGATTTTCCCGGTGGACTTTCTGGTACACCACCTCAGCCAGTACCTGACCATGGAGCCGGGCGACATCATCCTGACGGGTACGCCCCAGGGTGTGGCGCTGTCCGGAAAGTACCCGTATCTCAAGGCCGGTGACGTAGTGGAGATCGAGATCGAAGGACTGGGCCGCCAACGCCAGGCCTTCGCCCAGGCTTAG
- a CDS encoding fumarylacetoacetate hydrolase family protein, with amino-acid sequence METFPLQDILPSDAGSAQLVGRVWDPETGGPRVVAVKGHDVYDITDSARTVADLMEHEDPAELVATALDRPRWTLAELVDASWAKATGRPHLLAPVDLQVIKACGVTFVESMVERVIEERCSGDFNKAAEVRELVGKALGGSISSLRPGSDAAKQAKEVLIREGMWSQYLEVGIGPDPEVFTKAPVLSAVGFGTDIGLPTFSSWNNPEPELVLVVDSSGRVRGATLGNDVNLRDVEGRSALLLGKAKDNNASAALGPFIRLFDQGFTLDTLRQEEITLQVRGRDGYTLEGRNNVAKISRPFEELVDATHGSHHQYPDGFVLFTGTLFAPTQDRDTTGQGFTHKPGDTVTIRSVHLGSLVNRTGVTEELPPWTFGIRALIEYLQSPAAVGAPQEAGRNA; translated from the coding sequence ATGGAGACTTTCCCTCTGCAGGACATCCTGCCCTCGGATGCGGGCAGCGCCCAGCTGGTCGGCCGGGTCTGGGACCCGGAAACCGGCGGCCCCCGCGTCGTCGCGGTCAAGGGCCACGACGTCTACGACATCACGGACAGCGCCCGCACCGTCGCGGATCTGATGGAACATGAGGACCCCGCCGAACTCGTGGCCACCGCCCTCGACCGCCCGCGCTGGACCCTGGCCGAACTGGTCGATGCCTCGTGGGCCAAGGCGACGGGCCGGCCGCACCTTCTCGCGCCGGTGGACCTGCAGGTCATCAAGGCCTGCGGCGTTACATTCGTGGAAAGCATGGTCGAGCGGGTCATCGAGGAACGCTGCAGCGGCGACTTCAACAAGGCCGCCGAGGTCCGGGAGCTGGTGGGCAAAGCCCTGGGCGGCAGCATCTCCTCGCTGCGCCCCGGTTCGGACGCCGCGAAGCAGGCCAAGGAGGTGCTGATCCGGGAGGGGATGTGGTCCCAGTACCTGGAGGTGGGCATCGGCCCGGACCCCGAGGTCTTCACCAAGGCGCCCGTCCTCTCGGCAGTCGGCTTCGGCACGGACATCGGACTGCCCACGTTCTCGTCCTGGAACAACCCGGAACCCGAACTGGTACTCGTGGTCGATTCGTCCGGACGGGTCCGCGGCGCCACGCTGGGCAACGACGTAAACCTCCGCGATGTCGAGGGACGCAGTGCTCTCCTGCTCGGCAAGGCAAAGGACAACAACGCCTCCGCCGCGCTGGGCCCGTTCATCCGCCTCTTCGACCAGGGCTTCACCCTCGACACCCTGCGTCAGGAGGAGATCACGCTTCAGGTGCGGGGCCGGGACGGCTACACGCTCGAGGGCCGCAACAACGTCGCCAAGATCAGCCGCCCCTTCGAGGAACTCGTCGATGCCACACACGGCAGCCACCACCAGTACCCGGACGGCTTTGTCCTCTTCACCGGCACACTGTTCGCACCCACCCAGGACCGGGACACCACCGGGCAGGGGTTCACGCACAAGCCTGGCGACACCGTCACCATCCGCAGCGTGCACCTCGGCTCGCTGGTCAACCGCACCGGCGTCACCGAGGAGCTTCCTCCGTGGACCTTCGGCATCCGCGCCCTGATCGAATACCTGCAGAGCCCGGCGGCCGTCGGCGCTCCCCAAGAAGCTGGAAGGAACGCATGA
- a CDS encoding 2-hydroxyacid dehydrogenase: MSPTASDIKTISFPDQDLLDSVQPLPSGMRGVVWDFEGDPEGAGLADLDAVVLPYLNAGAVLGELGKASNLKLVQAQTTGIDGVREAVAEDVAVASAAGVHAAATAELAIGLTLASLRGIDKAAQDQLEGRWRHERRLSLADRRVLLVGVGGIGAEISRRLEPFEVELTRVGSKAREDSEGHVHGTEELVELARNADVLIVITPLTEATRGLIGREVLAALPDDALVVNVARGAVVDSEALTAEVVSGRISCAIDVFDPEPIPADHPLWRADNALITPHIGGNTSAFFPRIVRLLKRQLAALSTGTEPENLVQRGTAWS; encoded by the coding sequence ATGAGCCCGACAGCGAGCGATATCAAAACGATCAGTTTCCCTGACCAGGACCTGCTGGATTCTGTCCAGCCGCTGCCCAGCGGCATGCGCGGCGTGGTCTGGGACTTCGAAGGTGACCCAGAGGGGGCGGGACTGGCAGACCTCGATGCCGTGGTCCTCCCGTACCTGAACGCGGGGGCGGTGCTGGGGGAGCTGGGCAAGGCCAGCAACCTGAAGCTCGTGCAGGCGCAGACCACCGGGATCGACGGCGTTCGGGAGGCTGTCGCCGAAGACGTAGCGGTTGCCAGCGCCGCCGGCGTTCACGCGGCGGCGACGGCTGAGCTGGCCATCGGCCTTACGCTTGCCTCGCTGCGAGGTATCGACAAGGCAGCGCAGGACCAGCTCGAGGGCCGGTGGCGGCACGAGCGTCGGCTCTCCTTGGCGGACCGGCGAGTCCTCCTCGTCGGAGTAGGCGGCATCGGGGCCGAGATCTCAAGGAGGCTGGAGCCTTTTGAAGTGGAATTGACCCGTGTTGGCTCGAAGGCCCGCGAGGACAGTGAAGGACATGTCCATGGCACGGAGGAGCTGGTCGAGCTCGCACGCAATGCCGACGTGCTTATCGTGATTACGCCGCTGACTGAGGCGACGCGGGGCTTGATTGGCCGGGAGGTATTGGCGGCACTGCCCGACGATGCGCTGGTGGTGAATGTCGCCCGTGGCGCCGTGGTTGATTCCGAAGCACTGACTGCGGAGGTGGTATCCGGACGGATCAGCTGCGCCATCGACGTCTTCGATCCCGAACCGATTCCGGCTGACCATCCTCTATGGCGGGCAGACAACGCCCTCATCACCCCGCACATCGGTGGCAACACCTCCGCGTTCTTTCCGCGCATAGTGCGGCTGCTCAAGCGCCAGCTCGCCGCGCTCAGTACCGGCACCGAACCGGAAAACCTGGTCCAGCGGGGCACAGCCTGGTCTTGA
- a CDS encoding DctP family TRAP transporter solute-binding subunit, translated as MLDSQHTDSRSAVRGHRVAKALTLSVTAAAAVMLAGCGVGGPVEASGTNAAGANGDQVLRLAHVYEAGHPVEKCGVATLKKELEGSGITVESYPAAQLGSEAESLEQVATGGLDMAIAGPSFLGVWHEPAAVLDGAYLFEDVDHFVETIEGPEMQKVYDEMNAETGIKVLSGWYYGTRHVTSNKEIHGPEDMQGIKIRTPDAPLYLTNTKIMGGTATPMALDEVYLALQQGVIDAQENPIPTIASAKLNEVQDYINLTGHMIQGINIVTGSALYDSLPEDQKTALASAMDAASDKVRECVETEEKETLEEWKKGDGIKVNEDVDREVFAERARQMLPGEVSWGDLYKQIQDAK; from the coding sequence ATGTTGGATTCACAGCACACCGATTCCCGCAGCGCAGTCCGTGGCCACCGTGTTGCCAAGGCCCTGACCCTTTCCGTCACTGCGGCCGCAGCCGTGATGCTCGCTGGTTGCGGCGTGGGCGGTCCGGTGGAAGCGAGCGGCACCAATGCCGCCGGCGCCAACGGAGACCAGGTCCTGCGTCTGGCGCACGTCTACGAGGCGGGGCACCCGGTCGAGAAATGCGGCGTCGCAACGCTTAAGAAAGAGCTGGAAGGCAGCGGCATCACGGTGGAGAGCTACCCGGCAGCCCAGCTGGGCAGCGAGGCCGAATCTCTCGAGCAGGTAGCCACCGGAGGCCTGGACATGGCCATCGCCGGCCCCTCCTTCCTCGGCGTCTGGCACGAACCGGCGGCCGTCCTGGACGGCGCCTACCTCTTCGAGGACGTCGACCACTTCGTGGAAACCATCGAAGGACCCGAGATGCAGAAGGTCTACGACGAAATGAACGCGGAGACCGGCATCAAGGTCCTCTCGGGCTGGTACTACGGAACGCGTCACGTCACCTCGAACAAGGAAATCCACGGCCCCGAGGATATGCAGGGCATCAAGATCCGCACCCCGGATGCGCCGCTCTACCTGACCAACACCAAGATCATGGGCGGCACGGCCACCCCGATGGCCCTCGACGAGGTCTACCTTGCCCTGCAGCAGGGCGTCATCGACGCACAGGAAAACCCGATCCCCACGATCGCCTCGGCCAAGCTCAACGAGGTCCAGGACTACATCAACCTCACGGGCCACATGATCCAGGGCATCAATATCGTTACGGGGTCTGCCCTCTACGACTCGCTGCCCGAGGACCAGAAGACAGCACTCGCTTCGGCCATGGACGCTGCCTCGGACAAGGTCCGTGAATGCGTCGAGACCGAGGAGAAGGAAACCCTCGAAGAGTGGAAGAAGGGCGACGGCATCAAGGTCAACGAGGATGTCGACCGCGAAGTCTTCGCAGAGCGCGCCCGCCAGATGCTGCCGGGCGAAGTTTCCTGGGGCGACCTCTACAAGCAGATCCAGGATGCTAAATGA
- a CDS encoding GntR family transcriptional regulator — MKLSTGEVYEELRAQILENRIPPGTRVNIDAVSRQLGVSPTPVREALHRLQGDNLVVATSGRGYSTTPLLDLEALRDLFEFRLLVEPWAARSAAVDRLENPARRLERELEGFREQTESKADIRQELVSHDTRFHDLILSATHNKVVGNAYSQTHCHLHIFRLYPADIGGAITLEEHRQVWQAIRDCDPGRAEEAMQQHLTSAYMRFAKAFEDGAGPQELRPAGSALTHVPPSGER, encoded by the coding sequence ATGAAGTTGTCGACCGGGGAGGTCTATGAGGAGCTGCGCGCACAGATCCTGGAAAACCGGATTCCACCCGGGACCCGAGTGAACATCGACGCGGTATCCCGGCAGCTGGGTGTCTCGCCTACACCTGTCCGCGAGGCGCTGCATCGACTTCAGGGCGACAACCTGGTGGTGGCTACGTCCGGCCGCGGCTACAGCACCACGCCGCTGCTGGACCTGGAGGCGTTGCGGGACTTGTTTGAATTCCGCCTGCTGGTTGAACCGTGGGCGGCCCGCTCAGCAGCCGTGGACCGGCTCGAAAACCCCGCCCGCCGCCTCGAACGGGAGCTGGAAGGGTTCCGCGAGCAGACCGAATCGAAGGCCGATATCCGGCAGGAACTGGTCAGCCACGACACGAGGTTCCATGACCTCATCCTCTCCGCCACGCACAATAAGGTGGTGGGAAATGCCTACAGCCAGACGCACTGCCACCTGCACATTTTCCGCCTTTATCCGGCCGACATCGGCGGGGCTATCACCTTGGAAGAACATCGCCAGGTCTGGCAGGCCATCCGCGACTGCGATCCGGGCCGAGCGGAGGAAGCGATGCAGCAGCATCTCACGAGCGCCTACATGCGTTTTGCCAAGGCCTTCGAAGACGGTGCCGGGCCACAGGAACTCAGACCGGCCGGTTCTGCATTAACGCACGTCCCTCCCAGCGGCGAGCGATAA
- a CDS encoding enolase C-terminal domain-like protein yields MSRITSVRTEDIRFPTSLDLDGSDAVNVDPDYSAAYVSINTDDESGHGFVFTCGRGNEIVTAAIESYGQLLVGRDLDELVGDLGEASRRLIHDSQLRWLGPEKGVSHMAAGALVNALWDIHAKREQKPLWLLLSEMPAEEIVNAVDFTHIRNALTPSDALEILRRGEAGKAERIAELQRSGYPAYTTTPGWLGYSDEKLVRLSKEAVADGFGMIKLKVGGDLNEDRRRMKLAREAVGENVKISIDANQRWEVQEAIDWVNELAEFNPWWIEEPTSTDEILGHAAIRKGVSPVKVATGEAVASRIIFKQLLQAGAIDVMQIDSTRVAGVNENIANLLLAARFETPVCPHAGGVGLCELVQHFSFFDYAAISGTMENRMIEFVDHLHEHFIEPVRVEGGRYLAPQKPGTGAEMLQDSRDKWTFPAGQGWQQVGDRAAVTGSSNR; encoded by the coding sequence ATGTCAAGAATCACCTCCGTCCGCACCGAAGACATCCGGTTCCCCACCTCGCTGGACCTCGACGGCTCGGACGCCGTCAACGTCGATCCGGACTACTCCGCCGCCTACGTCAGCATCAACACCGACGACGAATCCGGCCACGGCTTCGTGTTCACCTGCGGACGCGGCAACGAGATCGTCACCGCCGCCATTGAGTCCTACGGCCAATTGCTGGTCGGCCGGGACCTGGACGAACTCGTAGGCGATCTGGGCGAGGCGTCGCGCCGGCTCATCCACGACTCCCAGCTCCGCTGGCTCGGCCCGGAGAAGGGCGTGTCCCACATGGCCGCCGGCGCCCTGGTCAACGCGCTCTGGGACATCCACGCCAAGCGCGAGCAGAAGCCGCTGTGGCTGCTCCTGAGCGAAATGCCCGCAGAGGAGATCGTCAACGCCGTCGACTTCACGCACATCCGCAATGCCCTGACCCCGAGCGACGCACTCGAGATCCTGCGACGGGGAGAAGCCGGCAAGGCAGAGCGGATCGCCGAGCTGCAGCGTTCCGGCTACCCCGCCTACACCACGACGCCGGGCTGGCTCGGTTACAGCGACGAGAAGCTGGTGCGCCTGAGCAAGGAAGCCGTCGCGGACGGCTTCGGCATGATCAAGCTCAAGGTCGGCGGGGACCTGAACGAGGACCGCCGCCGCATGAAGTTAGCCCGTGAGGCCGTGGGCGAGAACGTGAAGATCTCCATCGACGCCAACCAGCGCTGGGAAGTCCAGGAGGCTATCGACTGGGTCAACGAGCTCGCCGAGTTCAACCCGTGGTGGATTGAAGAGCCCACCAGCACGGACGAGATCCTGGGCCACGCCGCGATCCGCAAGGGCGTCTCCCCCGTCAAGGTCGCCACCGGCGAGGCCGTTGCCAGCCGCATCATCTTCAAGCAGCTGCTCCAGGCCGGCGCCATCGACGTCATGCAGATCGATTCGACCCGAGTGGCCGGCGTCAACGAGAACATCGCCAACCTGCTGCTGGCCGCCCGCTTTGAGACTCCCGTATGCCCCCATGCCGGGGGCGTGGGCCTTTGCGAACTGGTACAGCACTTCTCCTTCTTCGATTACGCGGCCATCAGCGGCACCATGGAGAACCGAATGATCGAATTCGTCGACCATCTGCACGAACACTTCATCGAGCCGGTGCGTGTGGAAGGCGGCCGCTACCTGGCTCCGCAGAAGCCGGGCACCGGCGCTGAGATGCTGCAGGACTCCCGGGACAAGTGGACCTTCCCCGCGGGCCAGGGCTGGCAGCAGGTCGGCGACCGGGCAGCCGTAACCGGGAGCAGCAACCGATGA
- a CDS encoding aldehyde dehydrogenase (NADP(+)), with product MTTTSADQAAAQIEAAHAAYQQSRDETPQTRAAWLEALAAGLEQHADELVEIAGRETHLAEGRLRFELKRSVFQLRLFGDEVRRGENLDATIDHADPEWGMGPRPDIRKVNVPLGVVGVFGASNFPFAFSVMGGDSASALAAGCAVVHKIHGGHTELGLRTGEIATAALAAAGAPAGLFSTVTGREAAEALVDHPLVMAIGFTGSTAGGRALFNRAASRPVPIPFYGELGSINPVFVTEDAWNLRRDEILAAYAGSFTMGMGQFCTKPGLLFAPAEHEEDIAQILGRELAGKPTAPLLSPRLREGFDEALAGVRDTEGVEVLIAGNDDDAPAPTVLATTADAVRQRPELLEQEMFGPATLVITYKPGTDLAELASLVQGQLTATVQAQPEEDLNDLLTVLREKSGRVLWNAWPTGVTVTYAQQHGGPYPATTAPNTTSVGTAAIRRFMRPVAYDSFPSAQLPPALRDENPWGIGRRVDGRWEHPAEGGN from the coding sequence ATGACAACCACCTCAGCAGATCAGGCCGCCGCACAGATCGAGGCGGCCCACGCCGCCTACCAGCAGTCCCGGGATGAAACCCCGCAGACCCGCGCCGCCTGGCTCGAAGCCCTTGCGGCCGGGCTGGAGCAGCACGCCGACGAGCTCGTGGAGATCGCCGGCCGCGAGACACACCTGGCCGAGGGCCGGCTCCGGTTCGAGCTCAAGCGCTCCGTCTTCCAGTTGCGCCTCTTCGGTGACGAGGTCCGCCGCGGCGAAAACCTGGACGCCACCATCGACCACGCGGATCCCGAGTGGGGCATGGGCCCCCGCCCTGACATCCGAAAGGTCAATGTACCCCTCGGCGTCGTCGGCGTCTTCGGGGCGTCCAACTTCCCGTTTGCCTTCAGCGTGATGGGCGGCGACAGCGCCTCGGCACTGGCGGCCGGCTGCGCCGTCGTGCATAAAATCCACGGCGGGCACACGGAACTGGGCCTGCGCACGGGGGAAATCGCCACCGCGGCGCTGGCCGCAGCGGGCGCACCCGCCGGCCTCTTCTCCACCGTCACCGGCCGGGAGGCCGCCGAGGCCCTCGTGGACCACCCATTGGTGATGGCCATCGGCTTCACCGGCTCCACCGCCGGCGGCCGCGCGCTGTTCAACCGCGCGGCAAGCAGGCCCGTGCCCATCCCCTTCTACGGCGAACTAGGCAGCATCAACCCCGTCTTCGTGACCGAAGACGCGTGGAACCTGCGCCGGGATGAGATCCTCGCGGCTTACGCCGGCTCGTTCACCATGGGCATGGGACAGTTCTGCACTAAACCCGGTCTGTTGTTCGCGCCCGCGGAACATGAGGAGGACATCGCGCAGATCCTCGGCCGCGAACTGGCGGGCAAGCCCACCGCTCCCCTGCTCAGCCCGCGGCTCCGGGAAGGCTTCGACGAGGCCCTGGCCGGCGTCCGGGACACCGAGGGCGTGGAAGTGCTCATCGCCGGAAACGACGACGACGCCCCGGCACCCACGGTGCTTGCCACCACGGCGGATGCGGTCCGCCAGCGGCCGGAGCTCCTCGAGCAGGAGATGTTCGGACCGGCCACCCTGGTGATCACTTACAAGCCCGGGACGGATCTGGCCGAGTTGGCCTCGCTGGTTCAAGGCCAGCTCACCGCCACGGTTCAGGCGCAGCCGGAGGAAGACCTCAACGACCTGCTGACGGTCCTGCGGGAGAAGAGCGGCCGCGTCCTCTGGAACGCTTGGCCCACTGGCGTGACCGTGACCTACGCGCAGCAGCACGGAGGCCCCTATCCGGCAACCACCGCACCGAACACCACTTCGGTGGGAACGGCGGCGATCCGCCGGTTCATGCGTCCGGTAGCCTACGACTCCTTCCCGTCCGCTCAATTGCCCCCTGCACTGCGGGACGAGAACCCATGGGGCATCGGCCGCCGCGTGGACGGCCGCTGGGAGCACCCCGCCGAAGGAGGCAACTGA
- a CDS encoding Ldh family oxidoreductase: MELQSYSTHDLIRFASQALQAVGVPVADADLTAESLVEADQRGINSHGLLRLPLYVAAIEEGGINPRPQPRWLRDTGSAALLDADGALGQVAMQAATDYAMAHASDRGIAAVAVQNSSHYGAGIFWTDRMAARGLVAILTSTTGPTVAPYGGVAKVFGTNPLTITAPSASDHPLTADMATSTGAYGKVIAAKNEGTSIPEGWAVDAQGIPTTDPVEAMAGALIPFGGHKGSAVSALLEAIAASLGSGTFAHETEDIWSNPGSRMNTGHLLIALDTEAFAGRQHTEDRVSRLQERIRESGVSGATVHAPGDIEYAKGNRNSETVALAASTTRLLNELAEKLNIAQAAQAAEEPAH, from the coding sequence TTGGAACTTCAGAGCTACTCAACTCATGACCTCATCCGCTTCGCCTCCCAGGCGCTCCAAGCCGTCGGAGTGCCTGTCGCGGACGCGGACCTTACCGCCGAGTCGCTGGTCGAGGCAGACCAACGCGGCATCAACTCGCACGGCCTGCTGCGCCTGCCGCTGTACGTGGCAGCCATCGAGGAGGGCGGCATCAACCCGCGTCCGCAGCCGCGGTGGCTAAGGGATACCGGCTCCGCCGCCCTGCTCGACGCCGACGGCGCCCTGGGACAAGTCGCGATGCAGGCCGCCACGGACTACGCGATGGCCCACGCCTCCGACCGCGGCATTGCTGCGGTGGCGGTCCAGAACAGCAGCCACTACGGCGCCGGCATTTTCTGGACTGACCGCATGGCTGCCCGTGGCCTGGTAGCCATTTTGACGTCCACCACCGGACCCACCGTGGCGCCTTATGGGGGTGTCGCCAAGGTGTTCGGAACCAATCCCTTGACCATCACCGCTCCCAGCGCCAGCGACCACCCCTTGACTGCAGACATGGCGACCAGCACCGGTGCCTACGGAAAAGTCATTGCCGCAAAGAACGAGGGAACCAGCATTCCCGAAGGCTGGGCTGTAGACGCCCAGGGCATCCCGACCACCGATCCGGTCGAGGCGATGGCGGGAGCATTGATACCGTTCGGCGGCCACAAGGGCTCGGCTGTGTCCGCCCTGCTGGAAGCGATCGCGGCCTCCCTCGGCTCTGGAACCTTCGCCCATGAAACCGAGGACATCTGGTCCAACCCCGGATCACGGATGAACACGGGCCACCTGTTGATCGCCTTGGACACAGAGGCGTTCGCAGGCCGGCAGCACACCGAGGACCGGGTGTCCCGGCTCCAAGAGCGGATACGCGAGTCAGGTGTTAGCGGTGCAACAGTCCATGCACCGGGCGACATCGAGTACGCCAAGGGAAACCGGAACAGCGAGACGGTGGCACTTGCCGCCTCCACCACCCGCCTGCTCAATGAGCTTGCCGAAAAACTCAACATTGCCCAGGCCGCGCAAGCAGCCGAAGAACCCGCCCACTAG
- a CDS encoding TRAP transporter small permease: MIPEHPDEPDFLESRSPVLRSLVNVERLAAAGLLSLTLVLVLVQVVSRYVFSSPLSWTEELARFALVWLTFISAGFVMARRLHVTVDLLAAKLNKRAAVLMDSFAMLVVLVVSAAMTIAGTQFAISAAKLNAPATDIPMSVVYTAAVLGFALIFVHGLLNTLVNLRHPEEVPEAMDNLEKESF, translated from the coding sequence ATGATTCCCGAACACCCCGACGAGCCTGACTTCCTTGAGTCCAGAAGTCCCGTCCTGCGAAGCCTTGTGAACGTCGAGCGGCTGGCAGCTGCTGGCCTCTTGAGCCTCACACTCGTCCTGGTACTGGTGCAGGTTGTCAGCCGGTATGTCTTCTCAAGTCCGTTGTCCTGGACCGAGGAGCTGGCCCGCTTTGCACTGGTGTGGCTGACGTTCATCTCCGCCGGATTCGTCATGGCGAGGCGCCTGCACGTCACCGTCGACCTTCTCGCGGCCAAGCTCAACAAGCGGGCGGCAGTGCTGATGGATTCCTTCGCCATGCTGGTGGTCCTGGTCGTCTCGGCGGCAATGACCATCGCCGGGACCCAGTTCGCGATCTCCGCCGCAAAGCTGAACGCCCCCGCAACGGACATTCCGATGAGCGTCGTGTACACGGCCGCCGTCCTGGGATTCGCGCTCATCTTCGTGCATGGCCTGCTGAATACCTTGGTCAACCTGCGGCATCCGGAGGAAGTGCCGGAAGCCATGGACAATCTCGAAAAAGAATCCTTCTGA